A window of the Helianthus annuus cultivar XRQ/B chromosome 4, HanXRQr2.0-SUNRISE, whole genome shotgun sequence genome harbors these coding sequences:
- the LOC110934240 gene encoding uncharacterized protein LOC110934240 yields the protein MVDLSLSITLDAIRNKSVKTTDEGKRKREEESSHRSDKKKKGNSKHKKNFEFKKNSSQSDKDPNAVTAESVILENTKSHKTLECKELKNATCYNCNEEGHIKTNSPKLAKKPEEAKKTNARVFQMNAQEAVHNDNVITVGVGDQVSSMTNSDKTTVNRVIDGATHANDATIVNLKINRDVLQAMIDAAVGKAIRKVMKKFKEPNATFSKSHLKPHFITHEKDLIHASSAKNEPKRKREKDNSKTSKKKGKLELNKNQQKSNKKLVCKTCYKRHWGQCRMEQRPRPCGICKSTSHPSHECRDIKNAVCFGCGEKGHIKTTCPKSVKGCMVKNKKPKNESA from the exons ATggtggacttatccttatctATCACTTTAGATGCAATCAGGAATAAGTCTGTTAAGACTACTGACGAGGGAAAAAGGAAAAGAGAAGAGGAGAGCTCTCATCGAtctgacaagaagaaaaaggGAAATTCTAAGCACAAGAAAAATTTCGAGTTCAAGAAAAACTCGAGTCAGTCTGATAAAGACCCAAATGCAGTAACTGCAGAAAGCGTCATTCTGGAAAAT acCAAGAGTCACAAGACTTTAGAATGCAAGGAGTTGAAGAACGCaacttgttacaactgtaacgaggaagggcacatcaaaaccaattCCCCAAAACTTgcaaagaagcctgaagaggccaagaaaacAAACGCGCGAGTCTTCCAAATGAACGCCCAAGAGGCGGTACATAATGAtaacgtcataacag TTGGTGTTGGGGACCAAGTCTCGAGTATGACAAACTCGGATAAGACAACCGTCAATCGCGTCATTGATGGTGCGACTCATGCTAATGATGCTACAATTGTGAACCTCAAAATTAACAGAGATGTTCTCCAAGCTATGATTGACGCAGCTGTTGGAAAAGCTATTAGAAAGGTCATGAAAAAGTTCAAAGAGCCAAATGCTACTTTCTCCAAATCCCATTTAAAACCACACTTCATTACTCACGAGAAGGATCTTATTCATGCCTCGAGTGCAAAGAATGAACCAAAAAGGAAAAGGGAGAAAGATAACTCCAAGACTTCTAAGAAAAAGGGGAAGCTAGAGCTTAATAAGAACCAACAAAAGTCCAATAAGAAACTTGTATGCAAGACATGCTATAAAAGACACTGGGGACAGTGTCGAATGGAACAAAGGCCAAGACCGTGTGGCATCTGTAAAAGTACTAGTCATCCGTCTCACGAATGTAGGGACATAAAGAATGCAGTCTGCTTCGGCTGTGgcgagaaaggccacatcaagactacaTGCCCTAAATCTGTCAAGGGATGTATGGTTAAGAATAAAAAGCCTAAGAATGAAAGCGCTTAA
- the LOC110938204 gene encoding protein CASPARIAN STRIP INTEGRITY FACTOR 1, translated as MRMKRNMSYKIYLLTLLIVASLVSSSFAARCGSSIPMVKLGATDQNQESLYEEDQILGRDDIIHERLLRANTKDYGRSDPAPTFVKPPFKLIPN; from the exons ATGagaatgaaaagaaacatgtcTTACAAGATTTATCTCCTAACTCTTCTCATTGTAGCCTCACTTGTTTCATCATCATTTGCAG CCCGTTGCGGTTCGTCCATTCCAATGGTGAAACTTGGTGCAACTGATCAAAATCAG GAATCTTTATATGAAGAAGATCAAATTTTGGGGAGGGATGATATTATTCATGAGAGGCTGCTAAGGGCTAATACAAAAGATTATGGGCGATCGGATCCTGCACCGACGTTTGTCAAGCCTCCGTTTAAACTCATACCGAACTAG